From the genome of Gemmatimonas phototrophica, one region includes:
- a CDS encoding Uma2 family endonuclease: MAMPVLEQRRWTAAEVQNLPEEPGKRFECVDGELLVSASPVLAHQIALSLLMSALNDYAGVGQRALILPAPLDYVLDTYTVVQPDITVVPTPAGRAPTRDEVPESAVLFVEVLSPSTARYDRVVKRRRYQREGVEYWIVDVESRVIERWLAIDDRPEVLTEQLTWQLTGHPEQFALDVQDYFARVHGER, from the coding sequence ATGGCTATGCCAGTCCTGGAGCAGCGCCGCTGGACAGCGGCCGAGGTGCAGAATTTGCCCGAGGAACCGGGCAAGCGCTTTGAGTGTGTGGACGGGGAGCTGCTGGTGAGCGCGAGCCCCGTCCTGGCGCATCAGATTGCGCTGTCGCTGCTTATGTCGGCGCTCAACGATTACGCGGGCGTAGGTCAGCGGGCACTCATTCTCCCCGCCCCGCTCGACTATGTGCTGGACACATACACAGTGGTCCAGCCGGACATCACCGTGGTGCCCACACCGGCCGGGCGAGCCCCGACCCGTGATGAGGTGCCGGAGTCTGCCGTACTGTTCGTGGAAGTGCTCTCCCCCAGCACCGCCCGCTACGATCGTGTGGTGAAGCGGCGCCGTTATCAGCGCGAAGGGGTGGAGTACTGGATTGTGGATGTGGAGTCGCGCGTCATTGAGCGCTGGCTGGCCATCGATGACCGTCCGGAAGTGCTCACGGAGCAACTGACATGGCAGCTGACCGGGCACCCCGAACAGTTCGCTCTGGACGTGCAGGACTACTTCGCGCGCGTGCACGGCGAACGCTGA
- a CDS encoding NADPH-dependent F420 reductase, translated as MAVDPPAPCLLPPVSMTIAILGAGRVGTTLGRRFAAVGHTVVYGVRSPADPKHTDMPGPVLSLADAAQQAEMLVLTSAWVGAEETLRAAGSLNGKVLVDATNPIGPGMVLTHGTTDSGAEQVARWAPGARVVKAFNSIGMEVMANPVFANGSSVLWLCGDDAAACDTVSALAQSIGFEPVRLGPLVRARFLEPAALVWITASASLGREFSWGILRR; from the coding sequence TTGGCCGTTGACCCCCCAGCTCCCTGCCTCCTGCCCCCTGTCTCCATGACCATCGCCATTCTCGGTGCCGGCCGCGTCGGCACCACGCTCGGTCGTCGCTTTGCCGCCGTGGGTCACACCGTGGTGTACGGTGTGCGCTCACCCGCCGATCCGAAACACACGGACATGCCAGGCCCCGTGTTGTCATTGGCCGATGCGGCCCAGCAGGCAGAGATGCTTGTGCTGACCAGTGCCTGGGTGGGCGCCGAAGAGACGCTGCGCGCCGCGGGTTCACTAAACGGCAAGGTGCTCGTTGATGCCACCAATCCCATTGGCCCGGGGATGGTGCTCACGCACGGCACCACCGATTCCGGTGCCGAACAAGTGGCACGCTGGGCACCGGGCGCGCGCGTCGTAAAGGCCTTCAACAGCATTGGCATGGAAGTCATGGCCAATCCGGTCTTTGCCAACGGCTCCTCGGTGCTGTGGTTGTGCGGCGACGATGCGGCCGCGTGCGACACCGTGAGTGCGCTTGCGCAGAGCATTGGCTTTGAGCCCGTACGACTCGGGCCCTTGGTGCGCGCGCGTTTCCTCGAGCCGGCAGCACTCGTGTGGATTACCGCCAGCGCCTCACTGGGACGCGAGTTCAGCTGGGGCATTCTGCGGCGCTGA
- a CDS encoding winged helix-turn-helix transcriptional regulator — protein sequence MPEFVFEGQTFQSPVELALHAIGGKWKMPILWRLNQRSWRYNELHRDLKRVSHKMLTQQLRELEEARLLTRTVHPVVPPHVDYTISALGRTALPAIEALRQWGLDYRATRDTAP from the coding sequence ATGCCCGAATTTGTTTTCGAAGGCCAGACCTTTCAGAGCCCCGTCGAACTGGCGTTGCACGCCATTGGCGGGAAGTGGAAGATGCCCATTCTCTGGCGGCTCAATCAGCGCAGCTGGCGCTACAACGAACTGCACCGCGATCTCAAGCGGGTCTCCCACAAGATGCTCACCCAGCAGTTGCGGGAGCTGGAGGAGGCGCGCCTGCTGACACGCACTGTGCATCCCGTGGTACCGCCGCATGTGGACTACACCATTTCCGCGTTGGGGCGCACCGCACTACCGGCCATTGAGGCGCTGCGGCAGTGGGGCCTGGACTACCGGGCAACGCGCGACACGGCTCCCTGA
- a CDS encoding MFS transporter — MTTNAAPTAPKGILSALGLHRPELRAWAMYDWAVSAMQTVIMTAVFPIYFISVAGANGTPESATQSLANANTVAAVVIAILGPILGAVADYQAAKKKFLAVFMMLGVFATMGMYFIQHGDLFLAATLFVLSMAGATGSMTFYESLLPHIARHDEIDRVSTAAYAFGYIGGGVLLALNLAWISNPALLGLPVGDNLPREQATLPARLAFVSVGFWWLLFSIPLFRGVREPARVIEADEVPRGNAVLVAFSRLGETLRELRHYKQAFLTMLAFTIYNDGIQTIIKMATAYGTEIGIARQDLIAAILIVQFVGIPFAFAFGTLAGKLGTKLSILLGLAVYTGICIFAYGINSAREFYILAVLVGTVQGGTQALSRSLFASMVPKHKSGEFFGFYSVFEKFGGILGPLVFSVAIGETGSSRGAILWVIAFFVVGGALLSLVNIKDGERMAREADARTHGV, encoded by the coding sequence ATGACTACCAACGCGGCACCGACCGCCCCCAAGGGAATTCTCAGCGCACTAGGACTACACCGGCCGGAGCTGCGCGCCTGGGCCATGTACGACTGGGCCGTATCGGCCATGCAGACCGTCATCATGACGGCGGTCTTTCCGATTTACTTCATCTCCGTGGCGGGGGCGAACGGCACTCCAGAGTCCGCCACCCAATCACTGGCCAACGCGAATACCGTTGCGGCCGTGGTGATTGCCATCCTCGGGCCCATCCTCGGTGCCGTCGCGGATTATCAGGCCGCCAAGAAAAAATTCCTCGCAGTCTTCATGATGCTGGGCGTGTTTGCCACGATGGGCATGTACTTCATCCAGCATGGTGACCTGTTTCTGGCCGCCACCCTGTTTGTGTTGTCCATGGCCGGAGCAACCGGCAGCATGACCTTTTACGAGTCGTTGCTGCCGCACATTGCGCGTCACGATGAAATCGACCGGGTCTCCACCGCGGCCTACGCATTCGGCTACATCGGCGGTGGGGTGTTGCTGGCGTTGAATCTGGCCTGGATCAGTAATCCGGCGTTGCTCGGCCTGCCGGTTGGCGACAACCTGCCCCGTGAACAGGCCACGCTCCCGGCGCGGCTCGCGTTCGTTTCGGTCGGTTTCTGGTGGCTGCTCTTCAGCATCCCGTTGTTCCGGGGGGTGCGTGAACCGGCACGAGTCATTGAAGCGGATGAAGTGCCACGGGGCAACGCCGTGCTGGTCGCCTTCAGCCGCCTCGGTGAAACGCTGCGTGAATTGCGGCATTACAAGCAGGCGTTCCTGACCATGCTCGCCTTCACGATCTACAACGATGGCATTCAGACCATCATCAAGATGGCGACTGCCTACGGCACCGAGATTGGTATTGCGCGGCAGGATCTCATTGCCGCCATTCTCATCGTGCAGTTTGTCGGCATTCCCTTCGCCTTCGCCTTTGGCACACTGGCGGGAAAGCTGGGGACCAAGTTGTCCATCCTGCTGGGTCTCGCGGTGTACACCGGCATCTGCATCTTCGCGTACGGTATCAACAGTGCGCGCGAGTTCTATATCCTCGCGGTGCTGGTGGGCACCGTACAAGGCGGCACGCAAGCACTCAGCCGATCGCTCTTCGCCAGCATGGTGCCCAAGCACAAGAGCGGGGAATTCTTCGGCTTCTACAGCGTCTTTGAAAAGTTCGGCGGCATTCTCGGACCACTCGTCTTCAGTGTCGCCATTGGCGAAACCGGCAGCAGTCGTGGCGCCATTCTCTGGGTCATCGCCTTCTTCGTGGTGGGCGGCGCCTTGCTGTCGCTGGTGAACATCAAGGACGGTGAACGCATGGCGCGCGAGGCGGATGCCCGCACGCACGGCGTGTAG
- a CDS encoding DEAD/DEAH box helicase, whose translation MLDPELERLFSPVLRERARAYLAPGLITWRQVHHSRVDATVQGTQMYRVQIEVDVRDAQSGCTCAYASEHGMCKHQWAVMMLLDREGALPEGLHPAAAPLRVAFVTPEEHQEFAAPPREVVPEEPTGPQAEWQIAMRATALAQRARDLRPESNRATAMPADRRIVYLVHATEVSDHPGVRVQVATQRRTRDGVWEESRHFGFSADAWFNATDPADRLIAEMLHGSQMVQHVTGMPPDGFHVPPRAYGTTLRAICDTGRALLATSRRSLDGRVMKWDDGAPWTVALRVERPDAERYALVGDVQRDGLSRPLADVEWVSPKGLIIQGDTLARFDAQDIWPLVHRLWYDSSLDLGDDPSPFLADYHLLRTAPKLSLPPGELQTEADAAPVPYLSITSGPDAGRRSQAWLMVRFRYGTAMVDAQSPAPTTFDRNTRTLYRRRMAAERNAVTRLRALGALEMYSHVNHRMGLTMSSHLLPRATATLVREGWQVETDGALLVAPGKLEISLSSGIDWFDLHGGVRYGEQMASFAAVLAAAAAGEEQVRLPDGSMGVLPMDQIATLQALMALAERRGDALRFRPAQLAMLDALLDELPDVDVDAHLAHARAQLHEFREIAPEPVPDGFVGELRNYQRDGLSWFAFLRRFQLGGCLADDMGLGKTVQVLAMLEARRAEGKGLSLLVVPRSLVFNWMREAERFAPALRVLDLSHAEREIDALDAADADVVVSTYGTLRRDIDRLGSRRFDYVVLDEAQAIKNASTATAKAARLLQGDHRLALTGTPIENRIEELWSLFEFLNPGMLGASTRFSTAARMLGQRAGDGVTLPGQPRDDLFSRALRPVILRRTKGQVASELPMRTEQTLEVELEPRQRAFYEELRQQYVESVFAQVEREGLSKSRMHILEALLRLRQAACHPSLVDPRKAALPSAKLDVIVPSLQEIANEGHKALVFSQFTSFLSLLRNRLDAQGIPYEYLDGKTRDRQARVERFQSAEGPPLFLISLKAGGHGLNLTAAEYVFLLDPWWNPAVEAQAIDRAHRIGQTRHVLATRVVARDTIESKILELQASKRALADSILSEDRGGLASIGRDELALLLS comes from the coding sequence ATGCTTGATCCGGAACTGGAACGTCTGTTCTCTCCCGTGTTGCGGGAGCGTGCCCGGGCATACCTCGCACCGGGGCTGATCACCTGGCGCCAGGTGCACCACAGCCGGGTGGATGCCACGGTGCAGGGGACCCAGATGTATCGGGTCCAGATTGAAGTGGACGTGCGTGATGCCCAGAGTGGCTGTACCTGTGCCTATGCCAGCGAACATGGCATGTGCAAGCATCAGTGGGCGGTGATGATGCTGCTCGACCGCGAGGGAGCACTCCCGGAAGGGTTGCACCCGGCGGCGGCCCCACTGCGCGTGGCGTTTGTCACCCCTGAGGAGCATCAGGAGTTTGCGGCGCCCCCGCGTGAGGTGGTCCCTGAGGAGCCCACAGGGCCCCAGGCCGAATGGCAGATTGCCATGCGCGCCACGGCGCTCGCGCAGCGGGCGCGGGATCTGCGACCGGAGAGCAACCGCGCCACCGCCATGCCGGCCGACCGGCGCATTGTCTACCTCGTGCACGCCACCGAGGTCTCCGACCATCCCGGCGTGCGCGTTCAGGTGGCCACGCAGCGTCGTACCCGAGACGGGGTGTGGGAAGAATCGCGTCATTTCGGGTTTTCGGCTGATGCGTGGTTCAACGCCACCGATCCCGCGGACCGTCTGATTGCCGAAATGCTGCACGGCTCGCAGATGGTACAGCATGTGACCGGTATGCCCCCGGATGGCTTTCACGTGCCACCGCGCGCTTACGGCACCACACTGCGCGCCATCTGTGACACCGGGCGCGCCTTGCTGGCCACCAGCCGCCGTTCGCTGGATGGGCGGGTCATGAAGTGGGACGATGGCGCGCCCTGGACCGTCGCGTTGCGCGTGGAGCGTCCCGACGCCGAACGGTATGCGCTGGTGGGAGACGTGCAGCGCGATGGGCTCTCACGCCCATTGGCCGATGTGGAGTGGGTGTCTCCCAAGGGGCTCATCATTCAGGGGGATACGCTCGCGCGCTTTGACGCGCAGGATATCTGGCCGCTGGTGCATCGCCTCTGGTACGACAGCTCACTCGACCTGGGTGACGATCCGTCGCCGTTCCTGGCCGACTATCACCTGCTGCGTACCGCGCCCAAGCTGTCCTTGCCGCCGGGCGAATTGCAGACGGAGGCCGACGCGGCGCCGGTGCCGTATCTGAGCATCACCAGCGGTCCCGATGCCGGACGACGATCGCAGGCGTGGCTGATGGTGCGCTTCCGCTACGGGACCGCCATGGTGGATGCGCAGTCACCGGCTCCCACCACCTTCGATCGCAACACGCGGACGCTGTACCGGCGCCGCATGGCCGCCGAACGCAATGCCGTCACGCGGTTGCGCGCGCTGGGCGCACTGGAGATGTACTCCCATGTGAACCATCGCATGGGGCTCACCATGTCGTCGCATCTGTTGCCACGCGCCACCGCCACGCTGGTGCGTGAAGGGTGGCAGGTGGAGACCGATGGTGCGTTGCTGGTAGCCCCCGGCAAACTCGAGATCAGTCTCTCGTCGGGGATCGATTGGTTCGACCTGCACGGCGGCGTGCGCTACGGGGAGCAGATGGCCTCGTTCGCGGCGGTGCTGGCGGCCGCTGCGGCCGGCGAGGAACAGGTCCGGTTGCCCGATGGATCGATGGGTGTGTTGCCGATGGACCAGATTGCCACGCTGCAGGCGCTCATGGCGCTCGCCGAGCGTCGTGGAGACGCGTTGCGTTTCCGTCCGGCGCAGTTGGCCATGCTCGACGCGTTGCTCGACGAGCTCCCGGATGTGGATGTCGATGCGCACCTCGCCCACGCGCGCGCGCAGTTGCACGAATTCCGCGAGATTGCGCCGGAGCCGGTACCCGATGGTTTTGTCGGGGAGCTGCGCAACTATCAGCGCGACGGGCTGTCGTGGTTTGCGTTCCTGCGTCGCTTCCAGTTGGGCGGTTGTCTGGCCGACGACATGGGACTCGGCAAAACGGTGCAGGTGCTGGCCATGCTGGAAGCACGTCGCGCCGAAGGAAAGGGACTGTCGCTGCTGGTGGTGCCGCGGTCGCTGGTGTTCAACTGGATGCGCGAGGCGGAGCGTTTTGCGCCTGCATTGCGGGTGCTCGATTTGAGTCATGCCGAGCGTGAGATCGATGCGCTTGATGCGGCGGATGCCGATGTGGTGGTCTCCACGTACGGGACATTGCGCCGGGACATTGACCGGTTGGGATCGCGCCGGTTTGACTATGTGGTGCTCGACGAAGCGCAGGCGATCAAGAACGCGAGCACAGCCACCGCAAAGGCGGCGCGGTTGCTGCAGGGCGATCATCGGCTGGCACTCACGGGCACGCCCATTGAGAACCGTATTGAGGAGCTGTGGAGTCTCTTCGAGTTCCTCAACCCGGGGATGCTGGGCGCGTCCACGCGATTCAGCACGGCGGCGCGCATGCTGGGGCAGCGCGCCGGTGATGGCGTGACGTTACCAGGCCAGCCGCGTGATGATCTCTTTTCGCGCGCGCTGCGCCCGGTGATTCTGCGGCGCACCAAGGGGCAGGTGGCGTCGGAGCTGCCCATGCGCACGGAGCAGACGCTGGAAGTGGAGCTGGAGCCACGGCAGCGGGCGTTCTACGAGGAGCTGCGGCAGCAGTACGTGGAGAGTGTGTTTGCGCAGGTGGAGCGCGAGGGATTGTCCAAGTCGCGCATGCACATTCTTGAAGCGTTGCTGCGCTTGCGGCAGGCGGCCTGTCATCCGTCGCTGGTGGATCCGCGCAAGGCGGCGCTGCCGTCGGCCAAGCTCGATGTCATTGTGCCGTCGCTGCAGGAAATTGCCAACGAGGGGCACAAGGCGCTGGTCTTTTCGCAGTTCACGAGTTTTCTGTCGTTGCTGCGCAACCGGCTGGATGCGCAGGGGATTCCCTACGAGTATCTCGACGGCAAGACACGCGACCGTCAGGCCCGAGTGGAGCGGTTCCAGTCGGCCGAGGGGCCGCCGCTCTTTCTCATCAGTCTCAAGGCGGGTGGGCACGGGCTCAACCTCACCGCGGCCGAGTATGTGTTTCTGCTCGATCCGTGGTGGAACCCGGCGGTGGAAGCGCAGGCGATTGACCGCGCGCACCGTATTGGTCAGACCCGGCATGTGCTGGCCACGCGGGTAGTGGCGCGCGATACGATCGAGTCCAAGATTCTCGAGCTGCAGGCGAGCAAGCGGGCGCTGGCGGACTCTATCCTTTCCGAGGACCGCGGGGGATTGGCCAGCATTGGACGCGACGAACTGGCGTTGTTGCTCAGCTAG
- a CDS encoding lysophospholipid acyltransferase family protein gives MLYEVLLPVVRVALRWYYRSVSTTGLQRIPREGPIFLAVNHPNALVDAMVVGAVAPRRVGFTAKATIFANPIAARFFTRVGVVPLRRAADEAKQGSDAANDPARNAASFDAVAQALAQHAAIVIFPEGKSHDDPRMAPLRTGLARMTVHAAQQFGVQGIRIVPVGLLFERKEQPRSRVLVQVGEPIEVDALLAANVQVSTLTHIVAERLAAVTLNFASAEDAERLHTVGSTLAALLEPVPSLSDEETSLGSTLAVVKRLDRAQQTMREKQNAALERRAVALEARIRAFRAQLEQRALDVHDVTISAEATPGVRFALRELLLATILAPVGLWGRLTHLVPIQLARRLALRNVTSRDEPAMNTLVLGLFLVLGAYVVQTAAVWWLAGPWWALLFLATLVPSASSDLRYGDRMRRARARMRAYFVFRREPELQRGLIGEADAIRREAGDLERAVISA, from the coding sequence GTGCTCTATGAAGTGCTGTTGCCTGTGGTCCGTGTGGCGCTGCGGTGGTACTACCGCAGCGTCAGTACCACGGGGCTGCAACGCATTCCGCGCGAGGGCCCCATTTTCCTGGCGGTCAACCACCCCAATGCGCTGGTGGATGCCATGGTCGTGGGCGCCGTCGCGCCGCGGCGCGTTGGCTTTACCGCCAAGGCCACCATCTTCGCCAACCCCATCGCCGCCCGCTTCTTTACTCGCGTAGGCGTTGTGCCGCTGCGGCGCGCAGCCGACGAAGCCAAACAGGGGAGCGACGCGGCGAATGATCCCGCGCGCAACGCGGCCTCCTTTGATGCGGTGGCGCAGGCCCTCGCCCAACACGCCGCCATCGTGATCTTCCCCGAGGGCAAGAGTCATGATGACCCCCGCATGGCCCCCCTGCGCACCGGGCTCGCCCGCATGACGGTGCACGCCGCACAACAGTTCGGGGTGCAGGGCATTCGCATCGTGCCCGTAGGCCTCCTGTTTGAACGCAAGGAACAGCCACGCTCGCGTGTCCTCGTGCAGGTGGGTGAGCCCATTGAGGTGGATGCGCTGCTGGCGGCCAACGTGCAGGTCAGTACCCTCACGCACATCGTGGCAGAACGTCTGGCCGCCGTCACGCTCAACTTTGCATCGGCCGAAGACGCCGAACGACTGCACACCGTTGGCAGCACGCTGGCGGCGTTGCTGGAGCCCGTGCCATCGCTGAGCGACGAAGAGACATCCCTGGGCTCCACCCTCGCGGTGGTGAAGCGCCTCGATCGCGCCCAACAGACAATGCGCGAAAAACAGAACGCCGCCCTGGAGCGCCGGGCGGTGGCCCTGGAAGCCCGCATCCGGGCGTTCCGCGCCCAACTCGAGCAGCGCGCTCTCGACGTGCACGACGTGACCATCAGTGCCGAGGCCACGCCCGGTGTCCGGTTCGCCCTGCGTGAGCTGTTGCTGGCAACAATTCTGGCGCCCGTGGGGCTCTGGGGCCGACTCACGCATCTGGTGCCCATCCAGCTCGCCCGACGGTTGGCGCTGCGTAACGTGACATCCCGCGACGAACCCGCCATGAACACCCTGGTGCTGGGGCTCTTCCTCGTGCTGGGCGCCTATGTGGTGCAAACGGCGGCCGTCTGGTGGTTGGCCGGGCCGTGGTGGGCCCTGCTGTTTCTGGCCACCCTGGTGCCGTCGGCCAGCAGCGATTTGCGCTACGGAGACCGCATGCGCCGAGCCCGCGCCCGTATGCGGGCCTATTTCGTCTTTCGTCGCGAACCGGAGCTGCAGCGGGGGCTCATTGGCGAAGCCGACGCTATTCGCCGCGAAGCCGGCGACCTCGAACGGGCCGTGATCAGCGCCTGA
- a CDS encoding Tex family protein, which produces MTAPTLDLLAPVLVSRVATELSLNPQQVQRTLALFAEGATLPFIARYRKEVTGGLDEVQLRDVRERAEYLKEMEDRRAAILKSIEEQGKLDDALKATILAADTKQALEDLYLPFKPKRRTRAMIARERGLGPLAETLMQGAMDDAAMLAQAAGFVLPEVDGKPSEVPTPEAALQGARDILAEQIAEDAVVRGWVREVTRAKGVVKSSVLADKKSDDSKFKDYFEFSESLGTIPSHRMLAIRRGETEGELLWRIEAPVEEINARLFSEVGTGKKAVQQFTLVCADAYKRLLSPAIEVELRVELKTRADDEAITIFGRNLEQLLLASPAGEKKVIGLDPGFRTGVKVAVVSATGALVHTDTLYLHQEDRFAGAVRLMVERFTPELIAIGNGTASRETETLTKAALREMDAPRPQVVVVNEAGASVYSASDLARSEFPELDVSLRGAVSIARRLQDPLAELVKIDPKSIGVGQYQHDVNQTRLKQRLDDIVESCVNRVGVEINTASSALLGYVAGIGPSLAQSIVSLRDSKGGFKSRGDLKDVPRLGAKAFEQAAGFLRVRGGVHPLDASAVHPERYALVERMAKDLGVAVGELVGNEALVDRIALQQYVSDDVGMPTLRDIVAELKKPGRDPRAAFEPPAFREDIQKPSDLLPGMVLEGVVTNIVAFGVFVDIGVHQDGLVHVSQIADKFVKDPNDVVKVGMKVKVTVQSVDLPRSRIALSMRSDGGMGPRAGASVEGGTRRDVQQNNQQNSPQRGGARPAPGKPAAKPFVPTKGAVAPNGIRFK; this is translated from the coding sequence ATGACTGCTCCTACCCTCGATCTACTCGCCCCCGTGCTCGTGTCACGCGTGGCGACGGAACTGTCGCTGAATCCCCAGCAGGTTCAGCGCACGCTCGCCCTCTTCGCCGAGGGCGCCACGCTCCCCTTTATCGCCCGCTACCGCAAGGAAGTCACGGGTGGACTCGACGAAGTGCAGCTCCGCGATGTGCGTGAGCGCGCCGAGTATCTCAAGGAGATGGAGGATCGCCGCGCGGCGATTCTCAAGAGTATTGAAGAGCAGGGCAAGCTCGACGATGCACTCAAGGCCACCATTCTGGCCGCCGACACCAAGCAGGCGTTGGAAGACCTCTATCTGCCGTTCAAGCCCAAGCGTCGTACCCGCGCCATGATTGCGCGCGAGCGCGGGCTGGGCCCGTTGGCGGAAACGCTCATGCAGGGCGCGATGGACGATGCCGCGATGCTGGCCCAGGCCGCGGGCTTCGTCTTGCCGGAAGTTGATGGCAAGCCCAGTGAAGTGCCGACGCCGGAAGCGGCGCTGCAAGGGGCACGGGATATTCTGGCCGAACAGATTGCCGAAGACGCCGTGGTGCGCGGGTGGGTGCGTGAAGTGACGCGCGCCAAGGGTGTGGTGAAGAGCAGCGTCCTCGCCGACAAGAAGTCTGACGACTCCAAGTTCAAGGATTACTTTGAATTTTCCGAGTCGCTGGGCACCATTCCCAGCCATCGCATGCTGGCTATTCGTCGCGGCGAAACCGAAGGCGAACTGCTGTGGCGCATTGAAGCGCCGGTCGAAGAGATCAACGCCCGTCTGTTTTCCGAAGTGGGCACGGGCAAGAAGGCGGTGCAGCAGTTCACACTGGTGTGCGCCGATGCCTACAAGCGCTTGCTGTCGCCGGCTATTGAGGTGGAACTGCGCGTGGAACTCAAGACGCGCGCCGACGACGAAGCCATTACCATCTTCGGCCGCAATCTCGAGCAGCTGCTGCTGGCCTCACCGGCTGGTGAGAAGAAGGTCATTGGGCTCGACCCGGGGTTCCGCACCGGCGTGAAGGTGGCGGTGGTAAGTGCCACCGGTGCGTTGGTGCACACCGACACGCTGTATCTCCATCAGGAAGATCGCTTCGCCGGCGCCGTGCGTCTCATGGTGGAGCGGTTCACCCCTGAACTCATTGCCATTGGCAATGGCACGGCGAGTCGCGAAACGGAAACGCTCACCAAGGCGGCGCTGCGGGAAATGGACGCGCCGCGTCCACAGGTGGTGGTCGTGAACGAAGCCGGCGCGTCGGTCTATTCGGCGAGCGATCTGGCGCGCAGCGAATTTCCCGAGCTCGATGTGTCGCTGCGTGGTGCCGTGAGCATTGCGCGCCGGCTGCAGGACCCGCTGGCCGAGCTGGTGAAGATCGACCCCAAGAGCATCGGGGTGGGGCAGTATCAGCACGATGTGAACCAGACGCGCCTCAAGCAGCGCCTTGATGACATTGTGGAGAGCTGCGTGAATCGCGTGGGCGTGGAGATCAACACCGCGTCGTCGGCGCTGCTGGGCTACGTGGCCGGTATTGGCCCCAGCCTCGCGCAGTCCATTGTGTCGTTGCGCGACAGTAAGGGTGGCTTCAAGAGCCGCGGTGATTTGAAGGACGTGCCGCGTCTTGGCGCGAAGGCGTTTGAACAGGCCGCTGGGTTCTTGCGTGTACGCGGTGGAGTGCATCCGTTGGACGCCAGTGCCGTGCACCCGGAGCGCTATGCGCTGGTGGAGCGCATGGCGAAAGATCTTGGTGTGGCCGTGGGTGAGCTGGTGGGGAACGAGGCGCTCGTCGATCGCATTGCGCTGCAGCAATACGTGAGCGACGACGTGGGCATGCCCACGCTGCGCGACATCGTGGCGGAACTCAAGAAGCCGGGGCGCGACCCGCGTGCCGCGTTCGAGCCGCCCGCGTTCCGCGAAGACATTCAGAAGCCGAGCGACCTGCTCCCCGGGATGGTGCTGGAAGGGGTGGTGACGAACATCGTGGCGTTTGGCGTGTTCGTGGACATCGGCGTGCACCAGGATGGGCTGGTGCACGTGAGTCAGATTGCTGACAAGTTCGTGAAGGACCCCAACGATGTGGTGAAGGTGGGGATGAAGGTGAAGGTCACGGTGCAGAGTGTGGATTTGCCGCGGAGTCGCATTGCGCTGAGCATGCGCAGCGACGGCGGCATGGGTCCCCGGGCTGGTGCGTCAGTCGAAGGGGGGACGCGCCGTGATGTGCAGCAGAACAATCAGCAGAACAGTCCGCAGCGTGGCGGGGCGCGTCCGGCCCCGGGCAAGCCTGCGGCTAAGCCTTTTGTCCCGACCAAGGGTGCGGTGGCACCGAACGGGATTCGGTTCAAATAG
- a CDS encoding type 1 glutamine amidotransferase domain-containing protein gives MSATLNVSNPTRPKRVLMIAANPAVSPVTQWPVGFWWAELTHPYWAFAEAGYAVEIRSPIGGALVADSYSDPEDSSGYSAHDILSLGFKRSATHAALLANTLSIADVDVEAYDALFVTGGQSPMITFRGNVGMQSLVSRFYEAGKITALVCHGTCLLLETRLSSGELLAQGKTWTGFANSEEKFVDSFVGKRIQPFWIEDEARAMADTNFVVDQRFREFAVRDGRLITGQQQFSGAAAARLVIETLGR, from the coding sequence GTGAGTGCCACCCTCAATGTGTCCAACCCGACCCGCCCCAAGCGGGTGCTGATGATTGCCGCCAACCCGGCGGTCTCTCCCGTGACCCAATGGCCGGTGGGCTTCTGGTGGGCGGAGCTGACACACCCTTACTGGGCCTTTGCGGAGGCCGGCTATGCAGTGGAGATTCGCAGCCCCATCGGGGGCGCGCTGGTCGCGGACAGCTACTCCGATCCGGAAGACAGCAGCGGCTATTCGGCACACGACATTCTCTCGCTCGGTTTCAAGCGATCGGCCACGCACGCGGCATTGCTGGCCAACACCTTGTCTATCGCCGACGTTGATGTGGAGGCCTATGACGCGCTGTTTGTGACTGGTGGGCAGTCCCCCATGATCACGTTTCGCGGGAACGTCGGCATGCAGTCGCTGGTGTCGCGCTTTTACGAAGCCGGCAAGATCACCGCGCTGGTGTGCCACGGGACCTGCCTGCTGCTGGAGACGCGGCTGTCGTCGGGGGAACTGCTCGCGCAGGGCAAAACGTGGACAGGCTTTGCCAACAGCGAGGAGAAGTTCGTCGACAGTTTTGTGGGCAAGCGCATTCAACCGTTCTGGATTGAAGACGAAGCGCGCGCCATGGCCGACACCAACTTTGTGGTAGACCAACGCTTTCGTGAATTTGCCGTGCGCGATGGCCGGCTCATTACCGGTCAGCAGCAGTTCTCCGGTGCCGCCGCGGCGCGCCTCGTGATCGAAACGCTTGGCCGTTGA